A segment of the Bacillus sp. es.034 genome:
GGACGTCATATGGAAATCAAGTCCATTGCCATCGAATTGATCGTTGGATATTTTGCACTACTCATTTTGACAAAAATCCTCGGAAAAACACAAATCACGCAAATATCAGCCTTTGATTTCATTTCCGCTTTAATTCTTGGTGAACTCGTGGGAAACTCCCTTTATGACGGGAAAACAACCGTCTTCCAAATTCTCGCCGCCATTTCAATTTGGGGGAGCCTAATCTTCATTACTGAATTCTTCACTCAAAAATCAAGGCGGTTCCGACATATGCTTGAGGGGACCCCTTCATTGATCATCAATAAAGGACATATCAATTATAAAGAACTCAAAAAAAATCATCTGGATTTGAATCAGCTTCAGCATTTACTCCGGGCAAAGGAGGTATTTTCAGTTAGGGAATGTGAATATGCCCTTCTTGAATCAGACGGAACGTTGAGCGTCATCCGTAAGCCGCTATATGATATGGTGCAACGACAGGATCTTCAACTCCCAATCAAGGCTGCCACCCTCCCTCTTTCCTTTATTGTAGATGGTGAAATCGTCTATGATAACTTAACCCTCGCCGGACAAGAGGATACTTGGTTATTGAATGAAATAAAAAAACAAGGCTTCCATTCCTCCAAAGACGTCCTTTACGCAGAATGGGAGGATGGAAAAACCTTGTTGGTACAAGGATACTAACGGGGTTTAATGATCAGTTCATTGTTTTGAATCAAAAAGGACAAAAGTTTCTTCCGTTCAAGACTTGTCAGGTAGGCCGTGACCGATGTTCTGAATAGCAGCCATTGCCCCACATTCGAGACGTTGATACTATGTAGTTCCAAGTATTCCCTCATGATATGATCAAATGTCTTTCCGTTAGGGTTTGTATTTACCACAGCTAAAAGGGAGTTCATTCTTTCTTCATGTAGTTCGATGTTTTCCTTTACTGTTTGAGTGAAGTCTTGTTCAAATCGGCCATGACCAGGAATCGCTCCTTTACAGGATATGTGAAGGAGTTTTTCTAACGATTCCACTGTAAGGTCTGCATCCACAATAAAGGGGATCACATGCTTCTTTAACGTCTCACTTCCGAAATAACTGTCCGCTGCATATAAGATACCATCAACCAGAAGACCCGCCTGACTATGCGAATGCCCCGGTAAATCAATGACATCAAAGGTAAACGGACCAATGGTGTTTTCTCCCGTTACTAGTTCTCCATCCACCTCGACTGCCTGTCCCTCAAGAAATTTATTCCTTAAATCCTTTATAGGAACAGCCCCATTGAACAAATAAATGGGTTCTAATATGGAATTTTCTATGATGGCTTTCTCAAATCTCAGGGCATACAATGAAATATCATACTTAGTCTTAAGGTAGTGGGCACCCCCAAAATGATCGGCGTGGGCATGGGTGATCACACAATAATCGAGGGGAAGCCCCTCTCCCTCCAACATTCTCATTACCTTCTTTACAGCCGAATCATCCAATCCGCTATCGATTAAAAGCCCCTTTCCATCTTTTACACAATATCCAATCGTAACCGCACCGGTAAATGCAAAGCAATGTTCTGTGAATTTCTGTAGTTTCAAGTCAATACCCCCATAGAATCGGTTCACTACACATATTCGTTAAAGTGTTTTCCTTTTCCTGTGAGCTGGGCTAATAATGTGGAGGGAATGGATGATTTACTTAGTTTCTCGTATGGAGCCTTTTCTTGATTGGAATGAGGAACATGATCGCCAGCTCCTTCTGGGTGAGTCTGTGATTTATTTTTCAATGGTTTAATCGGTTGTATGGGGAAAAAATTGAAGTGGTGTTTATCGATCTTGATTTCTCTTTCCTGATACTGTTTATACTGATGGTGAGGAATCGGCGCAATATATCCCATTTTTATGACCTCCTTGGTTATAATTACCCAATTTCAGTTGATTAAAAACGCACTACGCATACTCTCCTGCCTTTTTAAAACTTCATAAAAAAAGAAAGAAGAATTAACATAAAATACGTGGCTTCACGTTTTTTTATGTCCATTCTCCTTGATTTTGATTCCTTCTTTTATTTTTTCCCCTTGTTTAACATGTTGGAGATGGTTCCGAAGTCCAATTGCTTCCCATCGTTCACGATCGATTGGACAATTTTATCTTCCATTTCCTTGTTTACAGGTTTATTGGCAATTTTAGATACACGCTTGATGACGCTTCTAACCGTTGCTTCATCTTTGAAGTTTGCATTTTGTAAAGAGTTCGCAAGCTCTAACACTTCGTTCATGTTAACGCCTGTCTTCTTCTCTAAATTCTTAAAAAAGTTATTATTCATTTCCATCACGCCTCCTTTTAACTATAAGCATCATATGTAAAAAACCAAGGAGCGTGAATTGAAAATGAAATTATATAATTCTTTCTGCCAAAACAAAAAGACAAAATCTCTCCAATGAGGATTCTGCCTTTTGTACCCCTTTCTAACAGAAGCTTGCTCCGACGATAATCAAGAGAATGAAAAGCACAACGATCAATACAAACGTTGAGCCATAACCCCCGCCATATCCACAGCCGCCACCATATCCACAGCCACCGTAACCATATCCATACATATAATATCACCTCTCTTTCACCTTTAATCTCTTATAACATATGTATAAAGAGAGGAGAACGTATGGGCTATTGGATATTTTATTGTGTGTTTGTCCAATTGAACAGGTCGAAGGTCAGGTTGCCTTCAGAATCCAATTGTGCGAGAAAGACGGATTCCACCGTCAGTTTCCTCTTAGACAGCTCACGCATCAACCATGGCAGGGGAAACCCCACCTCAGACAAAGCTTTTTGATCGATTTCCCCATCTGTGATGACGGCTTGAGGCGGGGTGGATTTTTGTGATATGTCAAATACATCTTCTCGGACAAGGGGTTGTTTTTCTTTCTTCAACAAAACACTTAAATCACCATTCGTGTCAAGGGACGCGAATTCCACGTCGGCAACGCGGAATACATCCTTTTTCCGTAATTGTTCAAGCATCTCATCAACGGAATACTTCTCTTTCTTCAACGCCTTTTCATCAATATTTCCATCCTTTATGAATACCGTGGGCTTCCCTTCAGCAAACCTCCTAAAGCGAATGCTCTTCAAGGAAAGGAAAGAAAACAGGAGGGGGAATGCAAACCACAATAAGATACTCATCAGCCCTTCACTCAAGGGAAGGTTCAAATCCATAGAAAGTGTCCCTGCAATGCTTCCCACTGTAATTCCAGTGATGTATTCGAAGAAGGATAATTTCGACAGCTGTTTCTTCCCTAATAATTTGGTGATCACAAAAAGGGAAAGAAGGATAAATATACTTCTTAGAGCCACCTGTAAGTATTCAGGCATATATGTTCACCTCTATCATCCCTTTGGTTTGAACAGGAGCGCACCAATAAAGCCGAAGATAATGGCGGATGAGATCCCAGAACTCGTGACTTCGAACATACCGGTGAGGACTCCCACCAATCCGTGTTCCCCGGCTTCCTGCATCGCCCCGTTTACGAGTGCGTTCCCAAAGCTCGTGATGGGAATGGTGGCTCCCGCTCCGGCAAAATCGATAAGAGGCTCGTATAATCCGAAGCCTGAAAGGATGGCTCCCGATACTACCAGCAGACTTAATGTGTGGGCTGGAGTCAGTTTCGCCACATCAAACAATAATTGACCAATTACACAGATGATGCCACCTATTGTAAAGGCCCAAAAAAACATCGCTAACACTTGGTTTCCTCCTTTCAGAGCTACATAAATTCAATCGACACCGCATGAGCGATACAGGGAATCGACTCGCCTTGTTGAAATGTCAGGGGAGATAACAATGCTCCTGTCGCTATGACTAAAATGCGTTTATACGTTCCTTTTTTCATTTCATTCAGTAAATGGCCGTAAAGTACGGTGGCTGAACATCCCGGCCCACTTGCTCCTGATTGTACCGGCTGCTTTTCACCGTAAATCAGCATCCCGCAATCTTGAAATAGCCCATCAGGGAGTGAGTACCCTTTTTGTTTTAACATTTCAACAGCCGTCTGTCTTCCAATTGTGGCAAGATCCCCTGTAATAATGAGATCATAGTACGAAGGATCCCTTCCCAGATCCTGAAAATGACCAACAATCGTATCAACAGCTGCCGGAGCCATGGCACCACCCATATTAAATGGATCCTTCAATCCCATATCCACCACCTTCCCGATCGTTGCGGATGTCACTCTCGGAGTCGGCATGGTGACAGATGTTCCTTCCCCAATCACTGCATATCCGGCACCCGTAACCGTCCATTGGGCCGTCGGGGGTTTCTGGCCACCATATTCAGTAGGGTAGCGGAATTGTTTCTCAGTAGCCGAGTTGTGACTGGAAGCTCCCGTAACCACATGACGGGCTCCATGATAATTCACTAAAAATGCCGAAAGTGCAAGACCTTCCATTGATGTCGAACACGCCCCGAACAAACCGAAATAAGGAATTCCATTGGTTCTTGCCGCAAAGCTTGAAGGGGTGATTTGATTGATCAGATCACCGGTCAAAAAGAATTGGATATCGCTTTTTTGCAGTGATTGTTTTTCGAGTGCGATCTGAACGGCGTCCTCGATGAGAGTACGGTTGGCTTTCTCGTATGTGTCCTGCCCCATCCATACATCATCGTAAAATTGATCGAAGTCTGCTGTGAGGTTTCCTTTTTTCTCAAAAGGCCCACCAACGACACCGGTTGACAGGATGGCGGGATTGGTAGGAAATACCCACGAACGTGTACCTTGCAGCATCAGATCACCCCCAACTGGATTAAGATGGTCTTGATTAAAGCTACGACAAAGGCTGAGAATACCCCGAATACAATGACTGAGCCTGCCAGTTTAAAGATATTCCCTCCCACACCGAGGACGAGTCCTTCTGTTCTATGTTCAATGGCGGCAGAAATCACGGCGTTCCCGAAGCCTGTAACAGGGACGGCACTTCCTGCCCCCCCAAATTGACCAATGTGATCATACACACCGAAGCCGGTCAGGAGCATTGCGAGAAAGACCATCGTCGCAACCGTAGGGTTCCCTGCAGTCTGCTCAGTGAAGTTGAAATAATAAATGTACATATACGTTACCGCCTGTCCGATCAGACAGATGAAGCCTCCCACAAAGAATGCTTTTATGACATTTTTCAGGAGGGGCCGCTTCGTTTCATATTGCTTTTCTAACTGCTCGTACTTCTTTTGTTCAGGTGTTTTTTGTGTTTTTCCCACGAAACCTTCCTCCTACGTTTTCTCTTTTTGCAGCTTCACGATATCCCGGAATCTGATTTCAGCATCCTTTTTTGAGATTGACCCTTTTTTCAGTCTTTCTTTTAAGCGGATGGTTTCGAGAAAGATTTTATAGTCACTGGACAATATAAAATCTTCCTTAGGATATTTATCTTCCAAATAGCGATCCATTTTCTTTTCGATCCTTTTCATTTTGAATCTATGCAAATGCTTCACTTTGTAAACAACGAGCGTCTCTTTCTTCCCCTGAATGACAGCGACATCGTAAAGCTCCTTCATTTTGGAAATTTCCTTTTTGATGGCATGACCGTAACTGTCTGTCTCTGGATTATCCACTAATTCAATGGGGGGCGGATTGGTTTTCTTCATAAGTGCAATCTTACTATCGCTTCCATCTTCCTTATTCGCACATCCAATCAAAACGCATAATGAAAGCGGAATGATGATTCTTTTTTTATTCATGACAGATCCCTCTTTTGTTTGTACTCCCCTTTATTTTTTTCATAAAGTCGTTTTTTATGAAAAAAAAAGACTGCCCAATTGAGCAGCCTTAGCTTTTTTTCACTTTTGACCCGCAACCGCACCCTTTTTTCTTAGTGGATGAGTTTCCTTGTTTCTGTGTATTTGTAGAGGTTTTCTTCACTTTTTATTTCCTCCTTTATCCTATTTCCCTTTTTATTATATGTGAAGAAACCCGAGCTTGTTTCCACTAATTACCTAAAGCCTCAGTCAGTTTTCCAACTTTGTACACCAGCCTCCAGGATAGCGGCAATTCCTGCAACCGCTAAAAGCGTGATGAGTGGAATGAAGTACAGTGGAAAAAAGCAGTAGCCTCCATACAGGAAGCCTGAGACCCATATTCCCGTACACCAATAACAGGACAATAACTCTCCGATAAACCCTTTCAAACCACCTTTTTTAGGGGAAAGATAAATGGCCTCTTCCCCATTCTCATCCACTTCAACATACTCATCGAAAAATGGAGCTCGTAAGAACTCAGTGATTTTATCGAAGACAATGAGATGGGTCAACCGGAATATAGATAAGCCAAGTGCGATCAGTTCAATAAAAGTAAGTTGCAATGGAAAGACTCCCTTCATTTCACAAATTATACAAGCCCAAATTTACAAAAGAGGGCAGATGTCCGTTACCTAATTGCCTACATGACAATATGTTAGTAATGTAAATGAAATTCAATTTAAGGAGGAACTTCTATATGGGTTGCGGAAGAGATAAAGACAAAAGTTCAAAAGATCGTGGTTGCGTATGTCAAGCCGTCCGTGCTATTAAAGATATTCAAGACGAAGCAAATCAAGAGTGTAACGATTGTAAAAATGATTGTTTCCTTGAGCCACTGGGTTCATTGGTTAGTCCCAGTAATCGGTTGAATACTCGTATCTTCAAATTATATCTAAAAAACGGTGAGACGTTTAAAGCGCATATCAAAGGATGCCCTTGGAAATCCCCATTTTTCCGAGTGAAGGAAGTATTCGACAACTGCTGTGCGACGCTTCAAGTATTAAAACCTGATCACGCTGATGGTTCTGGTTCAAGGTCTGGTTCAAGGTCTGGGTCTGGATCTGACATGGAGACTATGGGTCAGAATACTGAGTGGGTCTTCACCGAAGAATGTATCACAGTCGACCTGGATTGCTTCTGTGCGATTCAATGTATCAAAGATGTACACGTATTCTTGGAATGCGACGAAATAAACTAAGTCAGATGAAATAAGCCAGCCGGGAATCCCGCCTGGCTCTTTTTTTATTGGAGGCCGATCATCTTGATGGATTGCAATTCATTCTTCCTCATTTTTACTTCTTCCCCTTGAAAGCTTTTAACGGTTATTTCATTTCCGGAATCCTCCAGGATGACGCCTTTCACTGCCAACACACCATTTGAAAATTCACAAGGAAAAGGTACTTTGCCGGAAATGCTTGCAGAAATGTAGTCTAGTTTCTCCTCTAAGTTCAATTCACGGAATGGCTTTAATTTCCTGAACGAAGAAGCAGCCGTTTTCCGTTCAGGCAGCTGAGGGACCGGTTGGACACTTGGTTCTTCCTGGGGCTCCCCCTGGTCCAAAAATAACTGCTCATCTACATATTTATCTTCTTGTATCCCTTGGCTTAATGGTGTTTCTGATTCTGATGTCCTTTTACTTTTATTACTCTCTTCCTTTGACTTGGGTTTCTTGACTGAGCGGTAAGTAACTTGCATATTGCCTTTCACTTCTTCTAATCTCGGCTGGTTTATATACAGCAAGGGTTCTCTCCCCGCTTTATTCTCTTTTCTCACTAAGACACCTCCTAATTGATCTCCACTTTTATATGTATGCAGAAAGCGCCCAGGGGTTTCATGTTTAAGGAATATAAAAAAAACGGCTTAGGGAATCTTATCCCACAGCCGTTATTTCTATTATTATCCCAGTACGTGATAGCCTGAATCTACGTGAATGTTCTCTCCTGTAATTCCTCTTGAGTAATCACTGAAAAGGAATACTGCCGTATCTCCGACCTCTTCCTGTGTCGTATTGCGACGAAGTGGAGCACGCTCTTCGATTTCTTTCAGGATGCTGTTGAAATCCCCAACACCTTTGGCTGACAGGGTACGAATCGGACCTGCAGAAATCGCATTCACCCGGATACCATGTTTCCCAAGATCGCTCGCAAGATATTTCACGCTCGCTTCAAGAGAGGCTTTTGCCACTCCCATGACATTATAGTTCTGCATGACTCTTTCTCCACCCAGGTAGGTCATGCTCACGATGCTTCCGCCTTCAGTCATAAGGTCCTTAGCCACTTTTGCCACTGCAGTCAGTGAATAGGAGCTGATATTGTGAGCGAGCAGGAAACCGTCTCTTGTCGTATTCATATAATCTCCGGCAAGCTCTTCTTTATTGGCAAAGGCAATACAGTGAGCCAGTCCATGAATGGTTCCCACTTCTTCTTTGATAGTGGCAAAACATTTTTCGATGTCTTCATCATTCGTCACATCACATGGAAGTACCAGTGAATCTTTTCCGCCTTCCAGGGTTCCGGCTAAATCCCTGACACCTTTTTCAAAACGCTCCCCTGCATATGTAAAGATCAAACGTGCACCTGATTGATGCAGCGAACGGGCGATGCCCCACGCAATACTTCGCTTATTCGCCACTCCCATTACAACATATGTTTTACCTTTTAATGAAAGAGTCATTATTATCCTCCTAATTAATACATGTTATTAGTACCTGCTACTAATTCTACCGCACTCTACTATAAAAGAAAAGAAAATTTCTATGTTATTCTCTTTTTCACATCCTCCATTTGCACAAGATGCCTCTGTTCGTGTTTCCCGAGAAGCTCGAGTACCTGCCAAATCGGCATGTCTCCAAATCGCTGATGGTTCATGGATCGACGGTTCAAGGCCTCTTTCGTGTATTTCTCAAGAAAGTGTGTGGTGAGTGAACGTGATTCATCCAATGCTTTCATCAAATCGTCCATGGTCTGTGGATCCGAGGAGGGCTCGATGGGCGCTATCAATTTTTGGGATGGATTATCAAATACCGATAAATCCACTTCTGAATTGCTTCTCCCCCCTCCACTTTTTGCAGAATCAATGGCCAAAGTCAAAAAGCGCGTTTCCGCTCCCGCCAGATGAAGGGTGATTTGCGCAATGCTCCATTCCCCGGGGGACGGTTTTTGGTTCAATTTCTCATAAGATAGCCCCTTTATACTTTCCTTTACCTTATTTCGGATCTCCACAATCTTGGTTTCCCACATAATCGTTACCTCCTTCTTACCTTATATTATCTATTAGGGATTAAGTCATGATACTCCTTTATAGAATAAAAACTTCCCAAGAAAAATGTTTCTTGGGAAGCAGGTTTCATGTTAGCAGTATTCACAAAATTCGAGTTCTCGTTTGAGTTCATCGACGTATTCTTTTGAGCCTGTGACAATCAGGCGGTCATTCATGTGAAGTTCTGTATCCCCATGGGGAACGATGGAGTCCTTCCCCCTGAAGATACGGACGAAGATGACGTCTCCCGTGAATGGGAATTTCCGGAGTGTCATTCCTTCAAACTGACTGTTCAACATGCGGATTTCGTAAAGGGATGTTTCTTGATTGGTCAAGATGCTCATGACGGATGGAGATTCAATGAGCGCCCTTAATAAAGCTTTCGTAGATAAGAATACAGAATAAACTTCAATATCCTGTTCACGAAGACTTTCATGCAGATCAGGGCTTTCCACCCTTACGATCACACGACCTACTCCATACTCTTTTGCCGTCACTGCCAGTGTTGCATTCACCTCTTCATCCCCAGTTGAAATCACGATGATATCCGATTCAAAGATATCCTTCTCTTCCAGTGTGCCGAGATCATAATCATCGATTTCATGGATATCAAACAGTGAATCAGCGATACTTCGATCTGATTTATCCTGTTTCGTATGATACAGGACCGGTTCGTACAAGGAGGATTGAAGCTCCCTTGAAACGGGCATTGTCAATTGGTTGGCACCCAGGAATGTAATTTTCAGCTTCTTCTCTTTGGCACTTTCCCGCGGGAAAAGCTTCTTAAAGATGATTGGTGTGATGATACATGTAATCACGGCCACCAGAATGAGCGTCCCACTCATTTGAGGGGTGATAATTTCAATTCTCTCTGCGATCTTTGCAGCAGCAATCACCAACGACAGAGTTGACGTAAGGAGAAATGCTGAAGCGATCGTCGTTTTCGTATCATACCAGTACCTCAATAAATATACCGGGATGATCTTCGAAACGAGGAAGGCAAGAACCAATAATGGAATGAGTAAAAGCATCTTCTTGTCACTCAGTAGTGACCCAAGGTCCAGCTCCACACCGATCATCACGAAAAAGATCGGGATTAAAAATCCATATCCAAATGAATCAAGCTTATGAACCATCTCCTGATTTGGTGCAAGTAAAGAAACAAGTACACCGGCAAGGAAAGCTCCCAGAATGTTCTCGGCACCCACGGTCTCTGACACGGCCACCAGTAACATGATCAAGGTAAAGACCGCACGTGTACCGATTTGAACTGTACCGGTCGATAGACTTTTGATGAAAGAGTTATTCTTCAGCCTCTTGGCGAGGAAGTATAGTAGCAGACCTACTCCAAAGAGGATCAGTAGAAGCCACATATTCCCGTGTCCTTCTCCATAAAGAGAAACGAACACAGCAAGTAAAATCATGGTCACCAGGTCGGCGATGACCGCTACGAGCAGAATGATCTGTCCGATTGCACTTTTCGAGATATGTGCCTCTTTCAGCGTTGGTACCACGACACCAAGGGATATCGTGGAAATAATCAGTGTCATCAAGAACGCATTATCAATGAGCCCAAACAGGACAAACAGATAAGACAGCCCCAGAGACACAAAGAAAATACCGATAAAAATGATAATCGCCAATTTCAAGCGGTTTGGTTCTTCTTTACCACTCGGCAAAAGCTCTTTTTTCTTTTTCCCGCCTGAAAAAGCCGTGAAATCAATTTCAAGACCGCTTAAGAACATGAGGAAGATAAACCCCAGGGTAGATAATGTCTCAAGCCACATGTCCTGTTGGACGAGATTAAACCCGCTCTTTCCTATAACCAATCCCATGATGATCTCCGCGATGACGACCGGGATGAAATTCAACTTAAATTTATGCAGCAAAATGGGAGTTAAAAAAGCTACCATGATGACGATCACAAGGGATGCAACAGATGCATGTTGTTCCATTCATATTTCCCCCTATTCTCTCTATATTAGGTAATTCATAAACAATGTCGCTAATCCAAGATATATTAATGTACTGATGATATCATTGATCGTCGTGATAAAAGGACCGGAAGCGACGGCCGGATCCACTTTTAGCTTGTGCATCATGAGGGGCACTAATGTACCTGCGAGTGTGGCAACGAAAAGTGAAATCAATACGGAGACGCCGACAAGGATCCCTAAAAAGAATTCGCCTTTCCACACGTACACAATGATGCTGACCACAATCCCGCAGGTAGTCCCGGTAATCAGCCCTGTTCCCGCTTCACGAAAGACAAGGGACATCTTGTTTTCCTTTTCCAGGTCACCTGTGGCAATCCCCCTCACGGCAACGGCGAGTGCCTGAGTTCCAGTATTTCCTGCCATCCCGGCAATCAATGGAATAAACACGGCAAGGATGGCCACTTTATCCAACGTATCTTCAAACCTTCCGATGAGGCTTGCAGTGAACATTCCGAGGAATAGTAAGGCGATAAGCCACGGGAGACGCTTCTTGGCCGCATTTATAGGACTTCTGTCAATGGAATCCAGATCGGCGATACCAGCAAGTTTAGAGTAATCATCGGACGCCTCTTCTTCCATGACGTCCATGATGTCATCTACCGTAATGATCCCAAGCAGATGATGTTGAAAATCAACAACGGGCAGGGCAAGGAAGTCGTAATCCTTCATCTGCCGTGCGACAGCTTCCTGATCTTCGCTGACACCGACGGCCATGACACGTCCACTCATAATTTCACCGATCATCACATCATCATGACTGATGATCAAATCCCTGAGGGAGATGACCCCTACAAGCTTTTTGTCATCATCCACCACATAGATATAATAAATCGTTTCCGCATTGGGGGCTTCATTTTTCAATATATACATGGCAGACCTGACCGTCTGGTTCTTTGAAATCGCCACGAACTCTGTGGTCATGATACTACCAGCTGTGTATTCTTCATAATGCAGTAACTCTTTGATCTCTTTAGCCGATTCATCATTCATGATTGTCAAATAACTGACAACCTGATCTTTATCCAGCTCATTCAAGACATCCACCGCGTCATCGGCATACATATTAGAAAGCATTTCGGCTGCGTATGTAGGATTCATTTCGGCCAGGATATCCTGATAATCTTCTTCATCTATATCCAGACTTTCAAAAAGATCAGCCATTTCTTCCGGTGAAAGATAATGATAAAGCCGGCTTCGTAAGTCTTCATCTATTTTAGAGAAAAACTTTGCTTGATCATAAGAGTGTAATTGAACAAATTCTGAACGAAACAAATCCAGATTTTCTTCCTGAAGGGCTCTAATGAGAAGGTCTTCATCATACATTTCCTGTTCCTGCTTATCTCTGTCATTCTCCTGTTCTTGAGTTACCTCAGACATCCAATACACCCTCCTTCATAACTTGATTGAATATAGTCGTAATAATACTAGCAAATCTCAATACAATTGTCTCTTATGAAATCATAACCATCTATGTATTCCTTTGCTTAAATATGTCATACTAATGCCAGACGAATCATGAACACAGGAATTGCTGAATCATTAATATGTCATAAAATACGTGAAAAGAAAAGGAAAAAGGCAGGTAAGGAAGTGGGATGATGATGAAAATTGATATTATCGGTGATGTTCATGGCTGTTTTACCGAATTTAGAGAGTTGACGAGGAAGCTTGGGTATGAATGGGACAGCGGTCTTCCAGTTCATCCCCATGGAAGGAAACTCGGTTTCGTAGGAGACCTGACGGATCGGGGACATCACTCCCTTGAGATGATCTCGACAGTATACGGCCTTTTTCAAAAAGATATTGTATATTATGTCCCAGGGAACCATTGCAATAAGCTTTAACGTTATTTCTTAGGGAACAACGTGAAAATCCTTCACGGGCTGGAAACAACCGTGGCAGAACTGAGTGCCCTCACTCAAAAAGAAAGAAATCGCTATCGGGATATGTTCATCGAATTGTATGAACAATCTCCTTTGTACCATATATTGGATAAAGGAAAGCTGATCCTTGCCCATGCAGGCATCAAAGAAGGACTAATCGGAAAACAATCGAATCGGGTCAAAACTTTTGTCCTTTATGGAGACATAACAGGAGAAAAGAACGAAGACGGTACCCCTGTTAGAAAAGACTGGGCACGTGACTATCAGGGCGATGCATGGATCGTATACGGTCACACCCCGGTGAAAGAAGCACGCATCATCAATAAAACGGCAAACATCGATACAGGTGCCGTGTTTGGCGGAATGCTTTCTGCATTTAGATACCCTGAACTGGAAGTAGTGAATGTTGCATCAAGCATGCCTCTTGTGGCGGAGAAGTTTCGAGAAGTTGAATGAGTTTTTTTGCTGTCTAAATAAAAAGAGATCCCCTTCAGTCTAACTGAGAGGGATCTTTTACTGCCTATCAAGCAGCATCCTCATATCACCCGGCAAGGGGCACTCCAAGTTCATCCATTCTTTTATGATCGGGTGGAAAAAGTGCAGTCTTTTACAATGAAGGGCCTGTCTGCCTATCAGATGAACACTTCCCCCATATAAATCATCTCCTGCAAGAGGATGGCCCAAGAAAGAAAGATGAACCCGGATCTGATGGGTCCTGCCTGTTTCCAGCTTCAATTCCAGGTGTGCAAATTCAGGAAACTGCCTTTCCACCCTGTAATGGGTCAGGGCATATTGTCCATCTGACCTCACTTCTCTTTCAATGATGCTGTCGGATTTCCTTCCGATCGGCTCTTCTATCGTCCCGGATCCCTTCATCACCCCTTCTGCAAAGGCTTCATAT
Coding sequences within it:
- a CDS encoding DUF421 domain-containing protein — translated: MEIKSIAIELIVGYFALLILTKILGKTQITQISAFDFISALILGELVGNSLYDGKTTVFQILAAISIWGSLIFITEFFTQKSRRFRHMLEGTPSLIINKGHINYKELKKNHLDLNQLQHLLRAKEVFSVRECEYALLESDGTLSVIRKPLYDMVQRQDLQLPIKAATLPLSFIVDGEIVYDNLTLAGQEDTWLLNEIKKQGFHSSKDVLYAEWEDGKTLLVQGY
- a CDS encoding MBL fold metallo-hydrolase, whose protein sequence is MKLQKFTEHCFAFTGAVTIGYCVKDGKGLLIDSGLDDSAVKKVMRMLEGEGLPLDYCVITHAHADHFGGAHYLKTKYDISLYALRFEKAIIENSILEPIYLFNGAVPIKDLRNKFLEGQAVEVDGELVTGENTIGPFTFDVIDLPGHSHSQAGLLVDGILYAADSYFGSETLKKHVIPFIVDADLTVESLEKLLHISCKGAIPGHGRFEQDFTQTVKENIELHEERMNSLLAVVNTNPNGKTFDHIMREYLELHSINVSNVGQWLLFRTSVTAYLTSLERKKLLSFLIQNNELIIKPR
- a CDS encoding stage VI sporulation protein F, with product MNNNFFKNLEKKTGVNMNEVLELANSLQNANFKDEATVRSVIKRVSKIANKPVNKEMEDKIVQSIVNDGKQLDFGTISNMLNKGKK
- a CDS encoding YjcZ family sporulation protein; amino-acid sequence: MYGYGYGGCGYGGGCGYGGGYGSTFVLIVVLFILLIIVGASFC
- a CDS encoding DUF421 domain-containing protein, encoding MPEYLQVALRSIFILLSLFVITKLLGKKQLSKLSFFEYITGITVGSIAGTLSMDLNLPLSEGLMSILLWFAFPLLFSFLSLKSIRFRRFAEGKPTVFIKDGNIDEKALKKEKYSVDEMLEQLRKKDVFRVADVEFASLDTNGDLSVLLKKEKQPLVREDVFDISQKSTPPQAVITDGEIDQKALSEVGFPLPWLMRELSKRKLTVESVFLAQLDSEGNLTFDLFNWTNTQ
- the spoVAE gene encoding stage V sporulation protein AE, whose translation is MLAMFFWAFTIGGIICVIGQLLFDVAKLTPAHTLSLLVVSGAILSGFGLYEPLIDFAGAGATIPITSFGNALVNGAMQEAGEHGLVGVLTGMFEVTSSGISSAIIFGFIGALLFKPKG
- the spoVAD gene encoding stage V sporulation protein AD, producing MLQGTRSWVFPTNPAILSTGVVGGPFEKKGNLTADFDQFYDDVWMGQDTYEKANRTLIEDAVQIALEKQSLQKSDIQFFLTGDLINQITPSSFAARTNGIPYFGLFGACSTSMEGLALSAFLVNYHGARHVVTGASSHNSATEKQFRYPTEYGGQKPPTAQWTVTGAGYAVIGEGTSVTMPTPRVTSATIGKVVDMGLKDPFNMGGAMAPAAVDTIVGHFQDLGRDPSYYDLIITGDLATIGRQTAVEMLKQKGYSLPDGLFQDCGMLIYGEKQPVQSGASGPGCSATVLYGHLLNEMKKGTYKRILVIATGALLSPLTFQQGESIPCIAHAVSIEFM
- the spoVAC gene encoding stage V sporulation protein AC is translated as MGKTQKTPEQKKYEQLEKQYETKRPLLKNVIKAFFVGGFICLIGQAVTYMYIYYFNFTEQTAGNPTVATMVFLAMLLTGFGVYDHIGQFGGAGSAVPVTGFGNAVISAAIEHRTEGLVLGVGGNIFKLAGSVIVFGVFSAFVVALIKTILIQLGVI
- a CDS encoding sporulation protein — translated: MNKKRIIIPLSLCVLIGCANKEDGSDSKIALMKKTNPPPIELVDNPETDSYGHAIKKEISKMKELYDVAVIQGKKETLVVYKVKHLHRFKMKRIEKKMDRYLEDKYPKEDFILSSDYKIFLETIRLKERLKKGSISKKDAEIRFRDIVKLQKEKT
- a CDS encoding DUF1360 domain-containing protein; translation: MQLTFIELIALGLSIFRLTHLIVFDKITEFLRAPFFDEYVEVDENGEEAIYLSPKKGGLKGFIGELLSCYWCTGIWVSGFLYGGYCFFPLYFIPLITLLAVAGIAAILEAGVQSWKTD